A region of Paenibacillus sp. 37 DNA encodes the following proteins:
- a CDS encoding sensor histidine kinase — translation MRHKFWMFRKVNDIPLRSKFLLIYVLSILLPVITINIFFYQRTSADIKIREQENLRKSIDRAAGELLGMIDESVALSRIIAADDSLYEALDRTYHSPVDYYNVYHAFLRDKLTRYMSANILEVRIYTDNDTIQTGSHYIVMKDKNVLPGLKQLKSTSGGILVVDYIEPSGFNAGRRISVIGKMDTYTSYANYNKYSKIDLELSRVYSILNRESDSLQLRLVDSNNRTVVSSGEFSETDLSPLDNESILKESGSSAYTLEKSLGNLAYLKGWKLIGVADTRHLDHLLQEAFKSILGLLALSIVVPSVLIYIILRSYHYRIRKLSRHMEKVRNERFDLIEIHEGRDEIGGLIRTFNIMIGKIHTLINDVYKLEIRQKDLELDQVRTELSMLQSQMNPHFLFNTLNALLVVSTKNGYTEVIEIIKSLSKLMRQLLSHSDNLIPLQEELEFTNLYLQIEKFRFGELFNYTFEVDPDAASLLIPRMSIQPLVENACKHGLQARKNGRQIKITAIRNASELVIQVIDNGIGMDAGRLTELLRDIRSERARNGEHVGLRNVYRRLELFYEGNAIFDLSSVPGKETIAGYRIPISKLEQRK, via the coding sequence ATGCGTCATAAATTCTGGATGTTCCGTAAGGTTAATGATATTCCTCTCCGATCCAAATTTCTGCTTATTTATGTACTTAGTATTCTCCTTCCTGTAATAACGATTAATATCTTCTTTTATCAACGAACCTCTGCGGATATCAAGATTAGAGAACAGGAAAATCTGCGCAAATCCATCGACAGGGCTGCGGGGGAACTGCTAGGCATGATTGATGAGAGCGTTGCCCTGAGCCGAATTATTGCAGCAGACGATTCGCTCTATGAGGCACTGGATCGGACCTATCACTCCCCCGTGGATTATTACAACGTCTACCATGCATTCCTGCGAGATAAATTAACACGGTACATGTCAGCGAATATTCTGGAGGTGCGTATCTATACGGATAACGATACCATTCAGACGGGCAGTCATTATATTGTAATGAAAGACAAGAATGTACTCCCTGGATTGAAACAGCTGAAATCCACCAGTGGAGGCATTCTTGTCGTTGATTATATTGAGCCATCCGGATTTAACGCGGGAAGAAGAATCAGTGTAATTGGCAAAATGGATACCTATACTTCCTATGCCAATTACAACAAGTATTCCAAGATTGATCTGGAACTTAGCCGGGTGTATAGCATTTTAAATCGTGAATCAGACAGTCTTCAGCTGCGTCTGGTGGACAGCAACAATCGAACTGTCGTTTCAAGTGGAGAATTCAGCGAAACCGACTTATCCCCCCTTGATAATGAATCAATACTCAAGGAATCTGGCAGTTCTGCTTACACGCTCGAAAAATCGTTGGGGAATCTAGCCTACCTAAAGGGTTGGAAATTGATTGGAGTTGCCGATACGCGTCACCTTGACCACCTTTTACAAGAAGCCTTTAAATCAATTCTGGGGTTGCTCGCATTAAGTATCGTGGTCCCTTCTGTATTGATCTACATTATTTTGCGTTCCTATCACTATCGGATTCGCAAGCTATCCAGACATATGGAGAAGGTTCGTAACGAACGATTCGATCTGATTGAAATTCACGAAGGGCGCGACGAAATTGGTGGGCTTATTCGTACATTTAACATCATGATTGGTAAAATTCATACGCTGATTAATGACGTATATAAACTGGAAATCCGTCAAAAAGATCTGGAGCTGGATCAAGTGAGGACTGAATTGTCCATGCTCCAGAGTCAGATGAATCCCCATTTTTTATTTAACACATTGAATGCCTTGCTGGTCGTTAGTACAAAGAATGGATATACGGAAGTCATTGAGATTATTAAAAGTCTGTCCAAGCTGATGAGACAGTTGCTCAGTCATTCTGACAATCTGATTCCTTTGCAAGAAGAGCTGGAATTTACGAATCTTTATCTCCAGATTGAGAAGTTTCGCTTCGGGGAGCTTTTTAATTATACCTTCGAGGTTGATCCTGATGCTGCTTCGTTGCTCATTCCCCGCATGAGTATTCAACCGCTCGTTGAAAATGCATGCAAACATGGCTTGCAGGCGCGAAAAAATGGAAGACAGATTAAGATAACGGCGATACGCAACGCTTCTGAACTGGTTATTCAGGTGATCGATAATGGAATCGGTATGGATGCAGGGAGACTAACGGAGCTTTTGAGAGATATTCGTTCTGAAAGAGCCAGGAACGGCGAGCATGTTGGACTCCGCAACGTCTATCGAAGGTTGGAACTCTTTTATGAAGGAAATGCGATATTTGATCTAAGCAGTGTACCTGGAAAGGAAACCATTGCAGGGTACCGTATACCGATCTCCAAACTGGAACAGAGGAAATAG
- a CDS encoding response regulator, whose product MYKVLLVDDEPYAIEGLQLLINWEKHGFEIRGVCANGEEAIRMMEQDQPDLVVTDIRMPVMNGLELVEEARRLEHESVLFVITSGYSDFNYARQAIRLGVSNYLTKPVDSTEAEDMLVRLRMQLQERENQERIREHANEQRIKAFLSALIKDKQNISEEEMSDILPRLTKSHWAYLRIAFQGDIQEACSVAEQTAEETTCCYVIDRTRDSLGLVWGEETNDRNETFEAIKAFTQRLMNNMQHNGCEEIHIAVGLTVNKLEHLSESFRSAQEVGRYLFFNQERLLFAEDIQLENWQFDPETLSEVDHICDLLENGSVEELSSAIWSAFELFVQMKAAPEIVHIFSTHIIFRGLSLCRELGGEPNALMNEFASGFLEKGHRNIEEVANNLEHFCLQCKSELAIFRERQMGGIQATVAEYVQMHYRETFTIQELAERFYVNPVHLGQSFLRKYGKGVIEVVHDLRMEEAKCLLKQTNQTSSAIAEQVGYRSYQHFLRHFEKRTAMKPVEYRQKYTN is encoded by the coding sequence ATGTATAAAGTACTGTTAGTTGATGATGAACCGTATGCCATTGAAGGGTTACAGCTTCTGATCAATTGGGAAAAGCATGGTTTTGAAATCAGAGGTGTGTGCGCCAACGGTGAGGAAGCCATTCGGATGATGGAACAAGATCAGCCTGATCTCGTGGTGACAGACATTCGTATGCCTGTGATGAATGGGCTGGAACTTGTAGAAGAAGCACGACGATTGGAACATGAGTCTGTGCTGTTTGTCATCACGAGTGGATACAGTGACTTTAATTATGCCAGACAAGCTATTCGATTAGGTGTCTCCAACTATTTAACCAAACCGGTTGACAGTACAGAAGCAGAGGATATGTTGGTCCGTCTCCGTATGCAATTGCAGGAGCGTGAAAACCAGGAGCGTATAAGGGAACATGCAAACGAGCAAAGGATCAAAGCGTTTTTGTCTGCACTGATAAAGGATAAGCAAAATATATCGGAGGAGGAGATGTCAGATATCCTTCCTCGTTTAACCAAGTCACATTGGGCTTACCTGCGGATAGCCTTTCAGGGAGATATTCAGGAAGCCTGTTCAGTAGCCGAACAAACGGCTGAAGAAACAACCTGCTGTTATGTAATAGACAGAACAAGAGACTCGTTGGGACTTGTATGGGGGGAGGAAACGAATGATAGAAATGAGACATTTGAAGCAATTAAAGCTTTTACACAGCGTTTGATGAACAATATGCAACATAACGGCTGCGAAGAAATTCATATCGCGGTTGGATTAACGGTCAACAAATTGGAGCATTTATCTGAATCCTTCCGCTCCGCTCAGGAAGTTGGGCGTTATTTGTTTTTTAACCAAGAGCGTCTTTTGTTTGCCGAAGATATTCAGCTGGAGAATTGGCAGTTTGATCCGGAAACGCTGTCAGAGGTGGACCATATTTGCGATTTGCTTGAAAACGGTTCTGTGGAGGAACTCTCGTCTGCGATTTGGAGTGCTTTTGAACTGTTTGTACAGATGAAGGCTGCGCCAGAGATTGTACATATTTTCTCTACCCATATTATATTCCGCGGACTGTCCCTGTGTAGAGAATTAGGAGGAGAACCTAATGCTCTAATGAATGAATTTGCGAGCGGATTTCTGGAAAAGGGCCATCGAAATATAGAAGAGGTTGCTAACAATCTGGAACATTTCTGTTTGCAATGCAAGTCAGAACTGGCAATTTTCCGGGAGAGACAAATGGGTGGCATCCAGGCGACGGTTGCTGAATATGTGCAGATGCATTACAGAGAGACATTTACGATCCAGGAGCTCGCAGAACGATTCTACGTGAATCCTGTCCATTTAGGGCAATCCTTTTTGCGAAAGTATGGTAAGGGTGTAATCGAGGTAGTACATGATCTAAGAATGGAAGAAGCAAAGTGTCTGCTCAAGCAGACAAATCAAACATCAAGTGCGATTGCAGAGCAGGTAGGGTACCGCAGTTACCAGCATTTTCTCAGACACTTCGAAAAACGAACAGCCATGAAACCAGTAGAATACAGGCAAAAGTATACGAATTGA
- a CDS encoding extracellular solute-binding protein encodes MGGLKKKKLWGSVSLVLALSLALAGCSGDNEKATTKDGKEVLNITAFIGTPNQAPAKDNRIYKKIQDELGVNLEMEFLVGDLQQKLGVMIAGGDFPDLITADTKLVSAGAVIPLEDLIEEHAPNLKKHFGKDWNRMKDSSDGHIYWLPNYGVYTGEFISNYYSGPAFWIQKSILKDAGYPTPKTLDDFTKLIRDYAAKNPTIDGQPTIGFTTLASDWRTFPLLNPPEHLTGHPNDGGVVVDDGGVATVFADKDISKRYYKELNNLYNEGLLDKEAFVQNYDQYLAKISSGRVLSMFDQHWNFQAGEDPLVAQGKIGQTYVGFPLVYDTSITDHYLDRPVINLNNGFGISKDAEDPVALIKFLDKLMDEKYQKLLSWGEEGVDYQVNEEGRFYRTPEQRTEQDDPAWRLVNKAEGFYAAAPKLEGTFEDGNAIGAINQPEEFYDNLKPEDKELLDAYGFKTWSDFFSPAPENPVYYPAWQVDLKEGSDAAVANKQMTDTSLKFLPKAIMSKPNEFDNIWTEYVDAYKKIDVKSYEDRINDQLKWRIENWSVK; translated from the coding sequence ATGGGGGGACTTAAGAAAAAGAAGCTTTGGGGTTCCGTATCACTCGTTCTGGCTTTGAGTTTGGCACTGGCAGGATGCAGCGGTGACAATGAGAAAGCGACTACAAAGGATGGGAAAGAGGTACTGAACATCACGGCCTTTATCGGAACGCCAAATCAGGCGCCAGCTAAAGATAACCGAATCTACAAGAAGATCCAGGATGAACTCGGCGTTAATCTTGAGATGGAGTTTCTAGTAGGTGATCTTCAACAGAAGTTGGGCGTTATGATTGCCGGGGGCGATTTCCCGGATCTGATCACAGCAGACACCAAGTTGGTCTCAGCGGGTGCGGTTATTCCGCTCGAAGATCTCATTGAAGAGCATGCACCTAATCTGAAGAAACATTTCGGTAAAGACTGGAACCGGATGAAAGATTCCAGTGACGGACATATTTACTGGTTGCCTAACTATGGAGTGTATACAGGGGAGTTCATTAGTAACTATTATTCTGGTCCTGCATTCTGGATCCAAAAGTCCATACTGAAGGATGCCGGGTACCCGACTCCTAAAACGTTGGATGATTTCACAAAGTTGATCCGTGATTATGCAGCCAAGAATCCAACTATTGATGGTCAACCGACGATTGGTTTCACTACATTGGCTTCAGACTGGCGGACGTTCCCTTTGCTTAACCCACCTGAACATCTCACGGGTCATCCCAATGACGGGGGCGTAGTTGTAGATGACGGTGGAGTCGCAACCGTGTTTGCCGACAAAGATATTTCCAAACGGTATTATAAAGAACTAAACAATCTGTATAACGAGGGATTGCTGGATAAAGAAGCCTTTGTTCAGAACTATGATCAATATCTGGCCAAAATTTCTTCGGGACGTGTGCTTAGTATGTTCGACCAGCACTGGAATTTCCAAGCTGGCGAAGACCCACTCGTAGCACAAGGGAAAATTGGCCAGACATACGTAGGCTTCCCGCTTGTTTATGATACAAGTATCACAGATCATTATCTGGATCGTCCGGTCATTAACTTGAACAATGGTTTTGGTATCAGTAAAGATGCCGAAGACCCTGTCGCACTCATCAAATTCCTCGATAAGCTTATGGACGAGAAGTACCAGAAGCTCTTGTCATGGGGTGAAGAGGGTGTAGACTATCAAGTGAATGAAGAGGGAAGATTCTATCGTACACCAGAGCAACGGACAGAGCAGGATGATCCAGCATGGAGATTGGTTAACAAAGCTGAAGGTTTCTACGCTGCTGCACCGAAGCTCGAAGGAACATTTGAAGATGGTAATGCAATTGGAGCGATCAACCAACCTGAGGAATTCTATGACAACCTCAAACCGGAAGATAAAGAACTTCTGGATGCATACGGCTTCAAAACGTGGAGTGACTTCTTCTCTCCTGCACCAGAAAATCCAGTGTACTATCCAGCATGGCAGGTCGATCTGAAAGAAGGCTCTGATGCTGCGGTAGCGAACAAACAAATGACAGACACTTCATTGAAATTCTTGCCTAAAGCAATCATGTCAAAACCGAATGAGTTCGATAACATTTGGACTGAATATGTAGACGCTTACAAGAAGATCGATGTTAAATCCTATGAAGATCGAATTAATGACCAACTGAAATGGAGAATCGAGAACTGGTCTGTTAAATAA
- a CDS encoding ABC transporter permease, with protein sequence MANTPGAIPEQTTRTVVPKAPLLKRLRGQRQLMFMSLPIVAYILVFSYYPIWGWVMAFQNYSPAKSFTQQEWVGLKHFKFLLTDDAFLNVLRNTIAMSVINMVLGFATAIIFAILLNEIKHKLYKRTIQTISYLPHFLSWIIVTGIVASSLSVDGGIVNVVLMKLHIIQEPIMWLSVPEYFWGIVGASHVWKEVGWNAIIYLAAITSIDPSLYEAAEIDGANRYKKMLYVTLPGIKSIVIILLIMNMGWILEAGFEVQYLLGNGVVVDWSQTIDIFVLKYGLQIGNYSLATAAGIFKTVVSITLIFAANSISKRLGEDRLI encoded by the coding sequence ATGGCGAACACGCCTGGAGCCATACCAGAGCAAACTACCCGTACAGTCGTACCCAAAGCACCACTGTTAAAACGATTGCGCGGACAAAGACAACTCATGTTCATGTCATTGCCCATCGTTGCGTACATTCTCGTATTCTCGTATTATCCCATTTGGGGCTGGGTTATGGCCTTTCAGAATTACAGTCCTGCGAAGAGTTTCACCCAGCAGGAATGGGTCGGGCTCAAACACTTTAAGTTTTTGTTAACAGACGATGCATTTCTTAACGTGCTTCGTAATACCATTGCGATGAGTGTCATCAATATGGTGCTCGGATTTGCGACAGCAATTATATTTGCCATTTTACTTAATGAGATCAAACATAAGTTATATAAACGAACTATTCAAACAATATCGTATTTACCTCACTTTCTCTCATGGATTATTGTGACAGGTATCGTAGCAAGTTCACTATCTGTAGATGGTGGGATTGTAAATGTGGTACTCATGAAGCTGCATATCATTCAAGAACCTATCATGTGGCTTAGCGTTCCAGAATACTTCTGGGGCATTGTAGGCGCATCCCATGTATGGAAAGAAGTTGGATGGAATGCCATTATTTATTTGGCGGCCATCACGTCTATCGATCCTTCCCTCTATGAAGCGGCAGAGATTGATGGTGCGAACCGATATAAGAAAATGCTGTATGTGACCTTACCCGGAATCAAATCCATTGTTATCATTTTGCTGATCATGAATATGGGCTGGATTTTGGAAGCTGGATTCGAGGTTCAGTATCTGTTAGGTAATGGTGTGGTTGTCGACTGGTCACAGACGATAGATATATTTGTCCTGAAATACGGACTACAGATCGGGAATTATTCTTTGGCTACTGCGGCAGGTATCTTCAAAACAGTAGTTAGTATCACGCTGATCTTTGCGGCGAATTCAATTTCCAAACGGCTCGGGGAAGACCGATTAATATAA
- a CDS encoding carbohydrate ABC transporter permease: protein MGINKSRLEPIVFHTLNGILMIAIAIVTLYPFVNTLAVSFNAGNDTIRGGIYLWPRVWTDQNYRAVFAGGTIFSAFGISVARTVLGTVLSLFLTSMLAYTLSRKDYILRKPITITVVLTMYFSAGLIPTYFLMKDLHLLNNFLVYIIPGLISAFNMIVIRTYIQTLPEGLIESAKIDGAGDFRTFISIILPLCQPVLATVALFIAVGQWNSWFDTFLYASSKQNLSTLQYELMKLLSSSMNSNSSAAVANGADLGAARNMVTPVSIRAAITIVAALPILVVYPFLQKYFVHGLQLGGVKE from the coding sequence ATGGGAATCAATAAATCTCGGCTTGAACCGATTGTCTTCCATACGTTAAATGGTATACTGATGATCGCAATCGCGATTGTTACCCTGTATCCGTTTGTGAATACACTCGCCGTATCATTCAATGCCGGTAATGACACCATCCGGGGTGGGATTTATCTGTGGCCTCGGGTATGGACAGATCAAAACTACAGAGCAGTATTTGCAGGAGGGACCATCTTCAGCGCCTTTGGTATATCTGTGGCGAGAACGGTTTTGGGGACAGTTTTAAGTCTATTCTTAACCTCCATGCTGGCTTACACACTAAGCCGAAAAGATTATATATTACGAAAGCCTATTACCATTACAGTTGTTCTTACGATGTATTTTAGTGCAGGTCTTATTCCAACTTACTTCCTAATGAAAGATTTGCATTTGTTAAACAACTTCCTGGTGTACATTATTCCTGGGCTGATCAGTGCCTTTAATATGATTGTTATTCGAACTTATATCCAGACACTACCCGAGGGATTGATCGAATCAGCCAAAATTGATGGTGCTGGAGATTTCAGAACATTCATTTCCATTATTCTACCGCTGTGCCAACCGGTTCTCGCTACTGTTGCACTGTTCATTGCAGTCGGTCAATGGAATTCTTGGTTTGATACGTTTCTGTATGCATCTTCCAAACAAAACCTGAGCACGCTGCAATATGAGTTGATGAAACTATTATCATCTTCTATGAATTCCAACAGCAGTGCAGCCGTTGCCAATGGTGCAGATCTTGGCGCTGCGCGTAACATGGTCACACCTGTATCTATTCGGGCAGCGATTACGATTGTTGCCGCATTACCCATCTTGGTTGTATATCCATTTTTGCAGAAGTATTTCGTTCATGGCTTGCAGCTTGGAGGGGTAAAAGAGTAA
- a CDS encoding response regulator transcription factor, producing the protein MKVLIVEDSIFVQKLLTKLIVDHIPACEIQIANNGEQGYNLFKEFQPDFITTDLLMPGLNGQEMLRMIRETDSNVKIIILSADIQKTTRDEVEMLGISGFLNKPLTAEKATTMIQLIQAAYHAE; encoded by the coding sequence ATGAAAGTATTAATCGTAGAAGACTCCATTTTCGTACAGAAATTGCTTACAAAGCTGATTGTTGATCATATTCCAGCATGCGAGATTCAGATTGCTAACAATGGAGAGCAAGGATACAACCTATTTAAGGAATTTCAACCTGATTTTATAACCACCGACCTGCTGATGCCTGGTTTGAACGGACAAGAAATGCTTCGAATGATTCGAGAAACGGATAGCAATGTCAAAATTATTATCTTATCTGCAGATATTCAGAAGACAACTAGGGATGAAGTTGAAATGTTAGGCATTTCTGGTTTTTTGAATAAACCGTTAACCGCAGAGAAGGCAACGACCATGATTCAACTGATTCAGGCGGCCTATCATGCTGAATGA
- a CDS encoding sensor domain-containing diguanylate cyclase: MDNLISQALNKAHMGIMIVDRQLKVVVWNGWLERLTGKNKEEVVGLNLLEVCPRFKSNVYLNILQNALYHGQSRFCSSALHKAFILPKEGEDEHLLRQNMNVDPLYLEDRSYALIQISDMTNVNTRVYKLKNLIKELETEYAKIKISEKISKHLSLHDPLTGLPNRLAYNDRLAWAISNAQRNHSKLAVMFVDADGFKQVNDTYGHHVGDQVLLEMAKRLSETIPSADTVARLGGDEFIILSHLKDDHDAEIIAKRLEAAFSTHFKIAGNYINLSMSIGISLFPKHGQEPSELLRHADGAMYKIKKNGKNGYGFYEPEDA, translated from the coding sequence ATGGATAATCTTATTTCACAAGCTTTGAACAAAGCCCATATGGGAATAATGATCGTGGACAGACAATTGAAAGTTGTTGTGTGGAATGGCTGGTTGGAACGCCTTACAGGCAAAAATAAAGAAGAAGTAGTTGGCTTGAATCTGCTTGAAGTATGCCCAAGGTTTAAGTCGAATGTGTATTTGAATATTTTGCAAAATGCGCTGTATCATGGACAAAGCAGATTTTGCTCAAGTGCTCTACATAAGGCTTTTATTCTTCCGAAGGAAGGCGAAGATGAGCATTTATTAAGACAAAACATGAATGTGGACCCGCTCTATTTGGAAGATCGCAGTTATGCCCTCATTCAAATCAGTGATATGACAAACGTGAATACAAGGGTCTATAAACTTAAAAATCTGATCAAAGAGCTGGAGACGGAGTACGCCAAAATCAAAATCTCCGAGAAAATCAGCAAGCATTTGTCTTTGCATGATCCACTTACAGGTCTGCCTAATCGTCTTGCTTATAATGACCGTCTTGCCTGGGCCATCAGTAATGCCCAAAGAAACCATAGCAAACTAGCCGTCATGTTTGTGGATGCTGATGGGTTTAAACAAGTTAATGATACATATGGACACCATGTTGGCGATCAAGTGTTGCTGGAAATGGCAAAGCGATTAAGCGAAACAATTCCAAGTGCGGACACTGTAGCTCGGCTTGGCGGGGACGAATTCATCATTTTAAGCCATCTGAAAGATGATCATGATGCTGAAATTATCGCCAAAAGATTGGAAGCTGCATTCAGTACCCATTTCAAAATTGCCGGAAACTATATCAACCTTTCGATGAGTATTGGTATCAGCCTATTTCCCAAGCATGGACAGGAGCCTTCCGAACTTCTGAGACATGCGGATGGAGCCATGTACAAGATTAAAAAGAATGGCAAGAATGGTTATGGATTTTATGAGCCTGAAGATGCTTAA
- a CDS encoding peptidase codes for MNKRKTKKVSTVMICILSLFLASSTVLANTASSPYSTPKIKGHTYTFTSEVWTRNFTTGTTAEAVASVKASASVPNGYMGTMARLYTSGGSLTASSSMTYNTSKTSSFFVYSPRITTKTTYYAQNVGEFYNGNGYTRYTGYKSPNLKLSNVNSSNALFENNTETSETIHELLLQTKYDVNSQGDTYGSALSEPIIGVEPDLIAAIGTNGIEGYLKAEDLTPKITTIEEALAQTQVNGTVRTIHLYDVEGDNIIGEFDVVTDYKAE; via the coding sequence ATGAATAAGAGAAAAACGAAGAAAGTTAGTACGGTAATGATTTGTATTCTATCGTTATTTTTGGCATCTTCAACAGTCCTGGCTAATACTGCATCTTCACCGTATAGTACACCCAAAATTAAGGGACACACGTACACTTTCACATCTGAAGTATGGACTCGAAATTTCACTACAGGTACGACTGCTGAAGCCGTTGCATCAGTGAAGGCTTCAGCAAGTGTTCCAAATGGATATATGGGAACTATGGCTAGATTGTACACATCTGGCGGAAGCTTAACAGCTTCAAGTTCCATGACATATAATACGTCGAAAACCTCTAGTTTTTTTGTCTACTCTCCAAGAATAACGACTAAAACGACGTATTATGCTCAGAACGTAGGTGAATTCTATAATGGGAATGGATACACTCGTTATACTGGATACAAATCGCCAAACTTAAAGTTATCGAACGTAAATTCATCAAATGCTTTATTTGAAAACAACACTGAAACATCGGAAACGATTCACGAATTATTGCTTCAAACTAAATATGATGTCAATTCACAGGGCGATACCTATGGCTCAGCATTATCTGAACCAATCATTGGGGTTGAACCCGATTTGATTGCTGCAATTGGCACCAATGGAATCGAGGGTTATCTAAAAGCTGAAGATCTTACACCTAAAATCACTACCATCGAAGAAGCCTTAGCACAAACACAAGTGAATGGTACTGTTCGAACGATTCATTTGTATGATGTAGAAGGAGACAATATCATTGGAGAATTTGATGTAGTTACTGATTATAAAGCAGAATAG
- a CDS encoding winged helix-turn-helix transcriptional regulator, whose product MRVCNEGFEQEFIDGKSDMYAIAFTQNVLSGRWKYFILWYLKDETRRYTDIKKFLGDLSQGSLTKQLKELENDGVIQRDVYPEVPPRVEYSLTDKGMKLLPILEKMEDFGKEYG is encoded by the coding sequence ATGAGAGTTTGCAATGAAGGATTTGAACAAGAGTTTATAGATGGAAAAAGTGACATGTACGCCATAGCTTTTACTCAGAATGTCCTTTCTGGGCGTTGGAAATATTTTATCTTATGGTACCTAAAAGACGAAACACGGCGATATACGGATATCAAAAAATTCCTTGGAGATCTGTCTCAAGGCTCCCTTACAAAGCAGCTTAAAGAGTTGGAGAATGATGGTGTTATTCAACGCGATGTATATCCGGAAGTTCCTCCGCGAGTTGAGTATTCGTTAACAGACAAGGGAATGAAGTTACTACCAATTCTTGAAAAGATGGAGGACTTTGGCAAAGAATACGGCTAA
- a CDS encoding Gfo/Idh/MocA family protein: MSKKIRTGIIGASINNGWASGTHIPAIQHLDEFELTAVGTSNMVSAKKSAEAFYADHGFDNMKELAQHPDVDMVVVSINVKEHYNAVKAVVPAGKPIYCEWPLGSNTEEALEIQEWVASAQLPNAIGLQARQAPAVQYVKDLLAEGYVGKVLSAILKISIDSMGGVGDKSTAYLYDRKVGGNLLTIVGGHNLDAFTYMLGDFTELSATTAQQFSEVELVDIQKVIKKTTDDQIMITGKLTNGAAASVHIQGGVKHQTGLTLEIFGDNGTIVLSAPASIQFGSHQLRGAGSTDNELRELTIPDAYYSAPHSLYNDSGFVLNMAQAYRKFAKDIQEGTTLAPTFADAVKLHQLLDAVEKSAQTGERQYL; the protein is encoded by the coding sequence ATGAGTAAAAAAATTCGTACAGGTATCATAGGGGCATCCATTAATAACGGGTGGGCGAGTGGAACACATATTCCAGCTATTCAGCATTTGGATGAGTTCGAGCTTACAGCGGTTGGGACAAGTAATATGGTGAGTGCAAAGAAAAGCGCAGAAGCTTTCTATGCAGATCACGGCTTTGATAATATGAAGGAGTTGGCTCAGCATCCTGATGTGGATATGGTCGTTGTCAGTATTAATGTCAAGGAACATTATAACGCCGTGAAAGCCGTCGTGCCTGCTGGCAAACCAATCTATTGTGAATGGCCACTGGGGTCGAATACAGAGGAAGCGCTTGAAATACAGGAATGGGTAGCATCCGCACAACTGCCAAATGCGATTGGATTACAGGCTAGACAAGCCCCGGCCGTTCAATATGTTAAAGATTTATTGGCAGAAGGTTATGTCGGTAAAGTGTTGTCTGCCATCCTGAAGATCTCTATAGATAGCATGGGTGGCGTTGGTGACAAGTCGACTGCGTACTTGTATGACCGGAAAGTTGGAGGGAACTTGCTGACCATTGTAGGGGGCCATAATCTGGATGCCTTCACTTACATGCTTGGGGACTTTACAGAATTGTCTGCCACCACAGCTCAACAGTTTTCAGAAGTTGAATTGGTAGATATTCAGAAAGTCATCAAGAAAACAACAGATGATCAGATCATGATTACAGGAAAATTGACTAATGGTGCAGCAGCCAGCGTTCATATTCAAGGAGGAGTCAAACATCAGACAGGACTCACACTTGAAATTTTCGGAGACAATGGCACGATTGTTCTGAGCGCTCCTGCATCCATTCAATTCGGATCACATCAATTACGCGGTGCAGGATCTACGGACAACGAGCTTCGTGAACTAACCATTCCCGATGCCTATTACTCGGCTCCACATTCTCTATATAACGACTCCGGATTTGTTCTGAACATGGCTCAGGCTTATCGTAAGTTTGCCAAGGATATTCAAGAAGGTACTACCTTAGCACCTACTTTCGCGGATGCGGTGAAACTTCATCAGTTACTGGATGCCGTCGAGAAATCAGCCCAGACCGGTGAACGTCAATATCTATAA